In Oscillatoria acuminata PCC 6304, a single window of DNA contains:
- a CDS encoding RNA-guided endonuclease InsQ/TnpB family protein, which produces MRTFSPSSTALAPDYTDCVNTKLRSKKIQIYPSPELNKVWRKWLAACRYCYNQAIALQKSGKRLSKLKLRNEVMQSDLPAWVKETPCHIRQNAIFDAHLAFSASSDARFRSCRDSSQAIKFNDANFSSGSWYPRLTKGLTFRVSEPIPKTCDQGTQLVFTKGRWFAVFPEPVAFIPTEATGVIALDPGVRTFITGFDGSRFLEFGSGDIGRITRLCQHLDDLMGRIAKEPNRSKRRRMKQAAQRMRTKIRNLVDEAHKQIAHYLTRNYSVIFLPTFETSNMVAKAKRKIRSKTARAMLTWAHYRFKLTLKHQAEITGTTVVDVTEEYTSKTCTHCGHVHSKLGGSKVFRCPECGVTLPRDWNGAFGIFLKALRDTASVTLTGNSAIVALSGNNRKNVA; this is translated from the coding sequence TTGAGGACATTCTCGCCATCCTCCACTGCTTTAGCTCCCGATTATACGGACTGCGTAAATACAAAACTCAGGTCAAAGAAGATCCAGATTTACCCCAGCCCCGAGCTAAATAAAGTCTGGCGCAAATGGCTGGCGGCTTGTCGGTATTGCTACAACCAAGCAATTGCTTTGCAGAAAAGCGGTAAACGACTAAGCAAGCTGAAGTTACGCAACGAAGTGATGCAGAGTGATTTGCCTGCGTGGGTTAAAGAAACGCCTTGTCACATCCGGCAAAATGCAATCTTCGATGCCCATCTGGCTTTTAGCGCCAGTTCTGACGCCAGGTTTAGAAGTTGCCGTGACAGTTCCCAAGCCATTAAGTTTAACGATGCTAATTTCTCTTCAGGGAGTTGGTATCCAAGACTGACGAAAGGATTAACTTTCAGGGTTTCCGAACCTATCCCTAAAACTTGCGACCAAGGAACTCAGTTGGTGTTTACCAAAGGTCGATGGTTTGCGGTTTTCCCTGAACCTGTTGCCTTTATCCCAACGGAAGCCACCGGAGTGATTGCATTAGATCCGGGTGTCCGAACTTTCATAACTGGGTTTGATGGTTCACGATTTTTAGAATTTGGCTCCGGAGATATAGGACGTATTACTCGGCTATGCCAACATTTGGATGATTTGATGGGCCGAATCGCTAAAGAGCCCAATCGCTCAAAGCGACGGAGAATGAAGCAAGCGGCTCAACGAATGAGAACCAAAATCCGGAATTTGGTGGATGAGGCCCACAAACAAATTGCTCATTACTTGACTCGTAACTATAGTGTGATTTTTCTGCCTACCTTCGAGACTTCCAACATGGTTGCCAAGGCCAAGCGGAAAATTAGGTCTAAGACAGCAAGGGCAATGCTAACCTGGGCGCATTATCGATTCAAACTAACCCTGAAACATCAAGCCGAAATAACTGGAACCACCGTTGTGGATGTGACCGAAGAATACACCAGTAAAACCTGTACTCACTGTGGTCATGTTCACTCTAAGCTAGGTGGCTCAAAAGTGTTCCGATGTCCCGAGTGTGGGGTCACTCTACCCAGGGACTGGAACGGTGCTTTTGGAATCTTTCTAAAAGCTTTGCGGGATACCGCCTCTGTTACCTTAACGGGTAATAGTGCTATCGTCGCATTGTCCGGGAACAACCGGAAAAATGTCGCGTAA
- the ilvC gene encoding ketol-acid reductoisomerase: protein MARMYYDEDANLDLLAGKTIAIIGYGSQGHAHALNLKDSGMNVIVGLYPGSKSATKAKDAGLTVHSVADAAKAADWIMILLPDEVQKSVYKHEIEPNLSAGNVLCFAHGFNIHFGQVVPPDDVDVVMVAPKGPGHLVRRTYEQGEGVPALFAVYQDATGQARDRAMAYAKGIGGTRAGILETTFREETETDLFGEQAVLCGGLSALIKAGFETLVEAGYQPELAYFECLHEVKLIVDLIVEGGLATMRDSISNTAEYGDYTRGPRIVTDTTRAEMRKILKEIQTGQFAREFVLENQSGKAGFTAMRRQEAEHPIEEVGKDLRAMFSWLKKK, encoded by the coding sequence ATGGCCCGGATGTACTACGACGAAGACGCAAATTTGGACTTATTAGCCGGAAAAACCATTGCAATTATTGGTTACGGCTCTCAAGGTCACGCCCACGCCCTCAACCTGAAAGATAGTGGCATGAACGTCATTGTCGGGCTGTATCCGGGCAGCAAATCAGCCACCAAAGCAAAAGACGCCGGATTGACCGTGCATAGCGTTGCTGACGCCGCGAAAGCTGCTGATTGGATTATGATTTTGTTGCCGGATGAGGTCCAAAAGTCGGTTTATAAACATGAAATTGAGCCGAATCTCAGCGCAGGCAATGTACTGTGTTTTGCCCACGGTTTTAACATTCATTTTGGACAAGTTGTCCCCCCGGATGATGTGGATGTGGTGATGGTGGCACCGAAAGGACCGGGACATTTAGTGCGTCGGACTTATGAACAGGGAGAAGGGGTTCCGGCACTGTTTGCGGTATATCAAGATGCCACGGGTCAAGCGCGCGATCGGGCAATGGCTTATGCCAAAGGCATTGGCGGCACCCGCGCTGGCATCCTAGAAACGACTTTCCGCGAAGAAACCGAAACGGACCTGTTTGGCGAACAAGCGGTGCTCTGTGGGGGCCTCAGTGCCTTGATTAAAGCCGGGTTTGAAACCTTGGTGGAAGCGGGATATCAGCCCGAATTGGCTTATTTTGAATGTCTCCATGAAGTCAAGCTGATTGTTGACTTGATTGTGGAAGGTGGACTCGCTACCATGCGTGACAGTATCTCCAATACCGCCGAATATGGAGACTACACTCGCGGTCCTCGCATCGTCACTGATACCACCCGCGCCGAAATGCGGAAAATTCTCAAGGAAATTCAAACGGGACAATTTGCTCGGGAATTCGTGTTAGAGAACCAATCCGGTAAGGCTGGATTTACTGCCATGCGCCGACAAGAAGCCGAACATCCTATTGAGGAAGTCGGGAAAGATTTGCGGGCGATGTTTAGCTGGCTGAAGAAAAAATAA
- a CDS encoding DUF3143 domain-containing protein, with product MTLPSSDTPLYNHALPAIEQWLEDQGCEQDRTELHCWRVERPSWNAELVLDVDHVSVRYINAEGGVQDVQRSFKYSLSRRDIEEAIFSGP from the coding sequence ATGACATTACCTTCATCGGATACCCCACTTTATAACCATGCCCTTCCGGCGATCGAGCAATGGTTAGAGGACCAAGGATGCGAACAAGACCGAACTGAACTGCACTGCTGGCGGGTAGAACGCCCCAGTTGGAATGCAGAACTCGTACTGGATGTGGATCACGTTAGTGTCCGTTACATCAATGCTGAGGGTGGGGTGCAAGATGTTCAACGCTCCTTCAAATATTCCCTCAGTCGGCGAGATATTGAAGAAGCGATTTTTAGTGGACCCTAG
- a CDS encoding J domain-containing protein produces the protein MTQNRVNVNNRKPPMPPGTLSALNYYALLGLSNGATVPEIRRAYRQLSKRYHPDTSPLPQEEAREKFQQIKDAYKTLSNDRERHLYDVKLRLEREGMGGNGVSLPPHWKRTPDSAYGRSPGMGRELSERPLSSGELFVLLILGITLIGCLLLAIAIGLTRENVPSPYL, from the coding sequence GTGACTCAAAACCGAGTAAACGTCAACAACCGAAAACCCCCGATGCCACCGGGTACCTTGTCGGCACTGAATTATTATGCCTTGCTGGGCCTCTCCAATGGGGCAACAGTGCCGGAAATTCGGCGCGCCTATCGGCAACTGAGCAAGCGCTATCATCCCGATACCTCCCCCCTTCCCCAGGAGGAAGCGCGGGAAAAGTTTCAACAGATTAAGGATGCCTACAAGACCCTGAGTAATGACCGAGAACGACATCTCTATGATGTGAAATTGAGACTAGAGCGGGAGGGAATGGGGGGAAATGGGGTTTCATTGCCCCCGCACTGGAAACGTACCCCGGACTCTGCTTATGGGCGGTCTCCAGGGATGGGTCGAGAGCTATCTGAACGTCCTTTGTCCAGTGGGGAGTTGTTTGTGCTGTTGATTCTGGGGATCACGTTGATCGGCTGTTTATTGCTGGCGATCGCGATCGGGTTAACACGAGAAAATGTCCCGTCACCCTACTTATAA
- a CDS encoding isoprenyl transferase, with the protein MITKPSALQQLPADLDTERLPKHVAVIMDGNGRWAKLHGMPRFMGHRRGVDTLKDLLRCCRDWGIQALTVYAFSSENWGRPLEEVNFLMTLFERVLRQELQEMMEENVRIKFVGNLNSLPKTLQEEIERSVENTGSNKGIHFTIATNYGGRQEIVQACRAIAEQVQQGLIQPEQIDEALFERHLYTSEVGDPDLLIRTSGEMRLSNFLLWQVAYSELYVTETLWPDFNREEFHYALRSYQKRERRFGKV; encoded by the coding sequence ATGATTACCAAGCCATCAGCTTTACAACAGTTGCCTGCTGACCTCGACACAGAGAGACTCCCCAAGCACGTAGCAGTGATCATGGATGGAAATGGTCGATGGGCGAAGCTTCATGGAATGCCCCGGTTTATGGGGCATCGGCGGGGAGTCGATACCCTCAAGGACCTCCTGCGCTGCTGTCGGGATTGGGGAATTCAGGCCCTCACCGTTTATGCGTTTTCCAGTGAAAATTGGGGGCGTCCCCTAGAGGAAGTCAATTTTTTGATGACCCTGTTTGAGCGGGTCCTGCGCCAAGAACTCCAGGAAATGATGGAGGAAAATGTCCGGATTAAGTTTGTGGGAAACTTAAACTCCTTACCCAAAACCCTCCAAGAAGAAATCGAGCGATCGGTGGAAAATACGGGCAGCAATAAGGGGATTCACTTTACGATCGCCACGAATTACGGGGGGCGTCAGGAAATCGTCCAAGCTTGTCGGGCGATCGCCGAACAGGTGCAGCAAGGTTTAATTCAACCGGAACAAATCGATGAGGCGTTATTTGAACGTCATCTCTACACCTCCGAAGTCGGGGACCCGGATTTGTTGATTCGCACCAGTGGCGAAATGCGTCTGAGCAATTTTCTCCTCTGGCAAGTCGCCTACTCGGAACTCTATGTCACCGAAACCCTTTGGCCAGATTTTAACCGCGAAGAATTCCACTACGCCCTCCGTTCCTACCAAAAACGAGAACGCCGTTTTGGCAAAGTCTAA